Proteins from a single region of Starkeya sp. ORNL1:
- a CDS encoding isocitrate lyase/phosphoenolpyruvate mutase family protein, producing the protein MNDKATAFRQLHDEPGTFIIPNPWDIGTARILAALGFPALATTSAGMAFSLGGAEGATPREDVLSHCRAIVGATPLPVSADLEKGFGDSPESAAETIRAAADIGLAGCSLEDHTGDRDDPIFDFTLAVERIAAAVEARRALPHDFVLTARCENFLWGRPDLDDTIRRLQAFERAGADVLYAPGLHDLGTIRTVCEAVTRPVNVVMGMPGASFGVAELAAAGVKRISVGSALARLAFGAFVEAAREMRSTGTFRFSERAMGFAELQGFFTGATKA; encoded by the coding sequence ATGAACGACAAGGCGACGGCCTTTCGCCAACTGCATGATGAACCCGGCACCTTCATCATCCCCAATCCGTGGGACATAGGAACCGCGCGCATCCTCGCCGCACTGGGATTTCCCGCGCTCGCGACCACCAGCGCCGGCATGGCGTTCTCGCTCGGCGGCGCCGAGGGCGCGACGCCACGAGAGGATGTGCTCAGCCATTGCCGGGCGATCGTCGGAGCGACGCCGCTTCCGGTCTCGGCGGATCTCGAAAAAGGCTTCGGCGACAGCCCGGAGAGCGCGGCCGAGACGATCCGGGCCGCGGCCGATATTGGTCTTGCCGGCTGTTCGCTGGAAGACCACACCGGCGACCGGGATGATCCGATCTTCGATTTCACCTTGGCGGTCGAGCGCATCGCCGCCGCGGTCGAGGCCCGGCGCGCGCTGCCGCATGATTTCGTGCTGACGGCACGCTGCGAGAACTTCCTGTGGGGTCGTCCCGATCTCGATGACACCATTCGGCGTCTGCAGGCCTTCGAGCGCGCCGGGGCCGACGTACTCTATGCGCCGGGCCTGCACGATCTCGGCACGATCCGCACCGTCTGTGAAGCGGTGACGCGGCCGGTGAACGTCGTGATGGGCATGCCGGGCGCGAGCTTCGGCGTGGCGGAACTGGCAGCCGCCGGCGTGAAGCGCATCAGCGTCGGCTCGGCGCTGGCGCGGCTCGCCTTTGGTGCGTTCGTCGAGGCCGCGCGGGAAATGCGCTCGACGGGCACCTTCCGGTTCTCCGAGCGCGCGATGGGTTTTGCCGAGCTGCAGGGATTCTTCACGGGTGCGACGAAGGCGTAG